A genomic stretch from Channa argus isolate prfri chromosome 24, Channa argus male v1.0, whole genome shotgun sequence includes:
- the hpda gene encoding 4-hydroxyphenylpyruvate dioxygenase, with translation MTSYTDKGEKPIKGKFVRFHHVTFWVGNAKQAATFYCDKMGFEPFAYKGLETGSREVVSHVIKQDKIIFAFESPLNPGNEEMGKHLIKHGDAVKDIAFQVEDCDFLVKTAKGRGAVIIKEPWVEQDSHGRVKYAVVQTYGDTTHTLIEYLGPYKGLFLPSYKEPLFRDSLLDKLPPGGLNFIDHIVGNQPDDQMVPVSDWYQNCLMFHRFWSIDDKQIHTQFSALRSIVVANYEETIKMPINEPATGKKKSQIQEYVDYNGGPGVQHIALNTSNIIQAIENLRARGMEFLSAPHAYYDALRQKLKTAKIKVKEDLDRLQDLKILVDFDDKGYLLQIFTKPVQDRPTLFLEVIQRKNHFGFGAGNFKSLFEAIEMDQDARGNLTVLTPEGQAKAFY, from the exons GCAGCCACATTCTACTGTGACAAGATGGGATTCGAGCCATTTGCCTACAAGGGTTTGGAGACTGGCAGCCGAGAAGTGGTGTCTCATGTCATCAAGCAGGATAAG ataatttttgcatttgaatCTCCGCTAAATCCTGGAAATGAAG agATGGGAAAACACTTGATTAAGCATGGAGATGCAGTCAAGGACATCGCTTTCCAAGTGGAGGATTGTGACTTCTTAGTCAAG ACAGCTAAGGGCAGAGGAGCTGTGATCATCAAGGAGCCCTGGGTGGAGCAAGACAGCCACGGGAGGGTCAAGTATGCTGTGGTTCAAACG TATggagacacaacacacacactcattgaATACCTCGGACCCTACAAAGGCCTCTTCCTGCCCAGCTACAAAGAGCCTCTGTTCAGGGATTCTCTGTTAGACAAACT TCCTCCAGGAGGTTTGAATTTCATCGATCACATTGTGGGAAACCAGCCAGATGATCAAATGGTGCCAGTTTCAGACTG GTATCAGAACTGTTTGATGTTCCATCGGTTCTGGTCAATAGACGACAAGCAGATCCATACGCAGTTTAGTGCACTGAGGTCCATAGTGGTGGCTAACTATGAAGAGACCATCAAGATGCCCATCAATGAGCCTGCCACTGGGAAGAAAAAGTCACAAATCCAG GAATATGTGGACTACAACGGAGGACCAGGTGTTCAGCACATCGCCCTCAACACTTCAAACATCATCCAAGCT ataGAGAACCTACGAGCCCGAGGGATGGAGTTCCTCTCGGCACCTCACGCGTATTATGACGCCCTGAGGCAGAAACTCAAAACCGCCAAGATCAAGGTGAAGGAGGACCTCGATCGCTTACAG gACCTGAAAATCTTAGTGGACTTTGATGACAAGGGCTACCTCCTTCAAATCTTTACCAAACCTGTGCAGGACAGACCAACGCTTTTTTTGGAGGTCATTCAGCGAAAGAACCACTTT GGCTTTGGGGCAGGAAATTTCAAGTCTCTTTTTGAGGCTATTGAGATGGACCAAGACGCCAGGGGCAACCTCACTGTGCTGACACCCGAAGGGCAGGCCAAAGCCTTCTACTGA